In the Danio rerio strain Tuebingen ecotype United States chromosome 8, GRCz12tu, whole genome shotgun sequence genome, one interval contains:
- the wasa gene encoding uncharacterized protein wasa yields MRRAAKGKAQECSGSSLLSIQENEKLEDLLGRRCVSLSSAVVQLLMALPSDPNRWTPQQSGVVCFVKDSSLRSFFIRLYDIKAGKLVWEQEIYNQLMYQKTKPFFHTFPGDDCQVGLNFADVIEAENFFAVVEDKIMQRNNRFAEKQQRKGSETRDRGALPPLPPPNAVPSNVQNQIIPTKSKKEKKEKEKKSKNKKGSKLLKGDIGAPSGFTHVSHLGMAGNSIDPDVKKLLSCAGISEAAMEDSETSQLIYDVIERSGGMEALKKEMSQQESSRPPVPSGHRGSLPQVPSGSAPPPLPQGRMGPLPPVPGQGSAPPSQRGSLPPTPPRAAGSAPPPGGLLPARSASLGPLPNVPPGGRTGPLPQPPGPRSGPLPPPPTNRSGGLPPPLPGERRESLAPLPGKRPGAQGSERRGNSLPPQPAQTRPPLPPGARSSPLPPPQRDNSEFLPPPLESEMPPPPSDFFPPPPCDSFLPPPPDDFVNSMPPPHPSQSNFPSRNISSGYAPPPPPISSKPSGGGPPPPPPPPAAPPPPPAAPPPMNFGSSPSSAAAPPASSGEEGGRGALLAQIQTGMKLKKVTASQEPPSPAQDSGEGIVGALMMVMQKRSKVIHSSDEDDEFDDEDDDDEEWD; encoded by the exons ATGAGGCGAGCCGCGAAGGGGAAAGCTCAGGAGTGTTCGGGCAGCTCTTTGCTCAGTATACAAGAGAATGAGAAGCTGGAGGATCTGCTGGGCAGGAGGTGTGTG TCTCTGTCCTCAGCGGTTGTGCAGTTGCTTATGGCTCTTCCGAGCGACCCGAATCGATGGACACCACAACAATCTGGAGTTGTTTGTTTCGTCAAGGACAGTTCTCTGCGCTCCTTTTTCATCCGTCTCTACGACATCAAG GCAGGGAAGCTGGTGTGGGAACAGGAAATCTATAACCAGTTGATGTACCAAAAGACTAAACCCTTTTTCCACACTTTCCCTGGAGAT GACTGTCAAGTGGGTTTAAACTTTGCAGATGTAATAGAGGctgaaaatttctttgctgtAGTGGAGGACAAGATCATGCAGAGAAATAATCGCTTCG cGGAGAAACAGCAGAGAAAAGGATCAGAAACAAGAG ATCGTGGAGCATTGCCACCACTTCCTCCACCAAATG CGGTACCAAGTAATGTGCAGAACCAAATCATCCCAACCAAatcaaagaaagaaaagaaagaaaaagaaaagaaaagtaaaaacaaaaaaggatcAAAACTGTTAAAGGGTGATATTGGAGCACCAAGTGGGTTTAC gcatgtcagTCATCTTGGCATGGCTGGCAATAGCATAGACCCAGACGTGAAGAAACTTCTGTCCTGCGCTGGGATCAGTGAAGCAGCTATGGAAGATTCAGAAACCTCTCAACTCATCTATGATGTCATCGAGCGTTCAGGTGGAATGGAGGCTCTTAAAAAGGAAATGAGCCAGCAGG AGTCTTCTCGCCCTCCTGTTCCAAGTGGACATCGAGGCTCCCTTCCTCAAGTTCCATCCGGGTCAGCACCACCACCTTTGCCACAAGGTAGAATGGGGCCTCTACCACCTGTCCCAGGTCAGGGTTCTGCTCCACCTTCCCAAAGAGGCTCCCTTCCACCCACACCTCCAAGAGCAGCGGGATCAGCACCACCCCCTGGTGGACTTCTGCCAGCCCGCTCTGCATCATTAGGGCCCCTACCAAATGTTCCTCCCGGAGGGCGTACTGGGCCTTTGCCTCAACCTCCAGGACCTCGAAGTGGACCCTTACCACCTCCACCTACGAATCGAAGTGGAGGCTTGCCACCACCACTCCCAGGTGAACGTAGGGAGTCTTTAGCCCCGCTTCCAGGAAAGAGACCTGGGGCACAAGGGTCCGAAAGGCGAGGTAATTCCCTGCCGCCACAACCTGCTCAGACTCGACCACCACTACCTCCAGGAGCAAGAAGTTCCCCCTTACCTCCACCTCAGAGAGACAATAGTGAATTCTTACCACCTCCACTGGAATCTGAAATGCCTCCTCCACCTTCTGATTTCTTCCCTCCTCCACCTTGTGATTCGTTTCTCCCCCCTCCTCCTGACGACTTTGTTAATTCTATGCCTCCACCTCATCCCTCTCAATCCAACTTTCCTTCCCGAAACATTTCCTCTGGCTACGCACCTCCACCCCCACCAATCTCCTCCAAACCCAGTGGAGGCGGCCCAccacctccacctcctcctcccgCAGCTCCTCCTCCACCACCAGCTGCTCCTCCTCCAATGAACTTTGGAAGCAGTCCCTCTTCTGCAGCTGCTCCTCCAGCATCCAGCGGTGaggaaggaggaagaggagcatTACTAGCCCAGATCCAAACAGGAATGAAGCTGAAAAAG GTTACTGCCAGCCAAGAACCGCCTTCACCTGCTCAAGATTCAGGAGAGGGAATAGTTGGAGCTCTCATGATGGTGATGCAGAAAAGGAGTAAAGTCATCCATTCATCCG ATGAGGATGATGAATTCGACGATGAAGACGATGATGATGAAGAGTGGGATTAA